In one Streptomyces venezuelae genomic region, the following are encoded:
- a CDS encoding phosphatase PAP2 family protein yields the protein MAGLDESGSNPDVGLLYDINGLAKDTPSWFDSAAAFVGEYGLLLALVLLVVWCWWGQRKRGTLDDAASSVAAVVWAPLAAGIAVLVNVPIRGFVERPRPFRLHRGVELLVDGKNDYSFVSDHATLAMAIGAGLFVANRKFGIVGLCLAAVEGFLRVFMGVHYPTDVVGGFALGTAVALLLSPLAMALLTPLTKMIGRSGRMGWLVWDRKVAPVAAPLSGTATTTQAAGAASVDPDERDLAA from the coding sequence ATGGCTGGACTCGATGAATCCGGGTCGAACCCCGACGTCGGCCTGCTCTACGACATCAATGGCCTGGCCAAGGACACCCCGTCCTGGTTCGACAGCGCCGCCGCGTTCGTGGGGGAGTACGGGCTGTTGCTCGCCCTCGTCCTCCTGGTCGTGTGGTGCTGGTGGGGGCAGCGCAAGCGCGGCACCCTCGACGACGCCGCGTCCTCGGTCGCCGCCGTCGTCTGGGCACCGCTCGCCGCGGGCATCGCCGTCCTCGTCAACGTCCCCATCCGCGGCTTCGTGGAACGGCCGCGTCCGTTCCGCCTCCACCGCGGCGTCGAACTCCTCGTCGACGGCAAGAACGACTACTCCTTCGTCAGCGACCACGCCACGCTCGCCATGGCCATCGGCGCCGGACTCTTCGTCGCCAACCGGAAGTTCGGCATCGTCGGCCTCTGCCTCGCCGCCGTCGAGGGCTTCCTCCGCGTCTTCATGGGCGTGCACTATCCGACGGACGTCGTCGGCGGCTTCGCGCTCGGTACCGCCGTCGCCCTGCTCCTCTCGCCGCTCGCCATGGCGCTGCTCACGCCGCTCACCAAGATGATCGGCCGCTCCGGGCGGATGGGGTGGCTGGTGTGGGACCGGAAAGTCGCTCCTGTCGCGGCGCCGCTGAGCGGGACGGCGACGACGACGCAGGCGGCGGGTGCGGCATCGGTGGATCCGGACGAGAGGGACCTCGCGGCGTAG
- a CDS encoding NlpC/P60 family protein — protein MRKAWLVASVGIGGALSFIALLVVGTYMAAGSMANGVGGGSVGLAKGAVPATYQPLVQKWGNLCKAINPALLAAQLYQESGFNPRATSPAKAQGIAQFIPGTWASHGLDGDGDGDRDVWDPKDAIPSAASYDCKLAGYVKDAPGNPTKNMLAAYNAGAYAVIKYGGVPPYSETQNYVKTITDLSKSFARPVGRVEPSRQAAGAIYYAQKKLGTLYLWGGNGTPEQGGRFDCSGLTLAAYRSVGVTLPRVANDQYNAGPHPKREELLPGDLVFFSDDLTNSRAIRHVGIYVGGGYMINAPRTGAVIRFDRIDTPDYFGATRVTEDGAKAVPAKPTEV, from the coding sequence GTGCGTAAGGCGTGGCTGGTCGCGTCCGTCGGGATCGGCGGGGCCCTCAGCTTCATCGCGCTGCTCGTCGTCGGGACGTACATGGCCGCGGGAAGCATGGCCAACGGGGTCGGCGGCGGGTCCGTCGGGCTCGCCAAGGGGGCCGTGCCCGCCACCTATCAGCCCCTCGTGCAGAAGTGGGGCAATCTCTGCAAAGCCATCAACCCCGCGCTGCTCGCCGCTCAGCTGTACCAGGAGAGCGGGTTCAATCCGCGGGCCACGAGTCCGGCCAAGGCGCAGGGGATAGCGCAGTTCATCCCGGGGACGTGGGCCTCGCACGGCTTGGACGGTGACGGCGACGGGGACCGGGACGTGTGGGATCCGAAGGATGCCATTCCGTCCGCCGCGTCGTACGACTGCAAGCTCGCCGGGTACGTGAAGGACGCGCCCGGCAACCCCACGAAGAACATGCTCGCCGCGTACAACGCGGGCGCGTACGCCGTCATCAAGTACGGCGGCGTCCCGCCCTACAGCGAGACGCAGAACTACGTGAAGACCATCACCGACCTCTCGAAGAGCTTCGCCAGGCCCGTCGGCCGCGTGGAGCCCTCCAGGCAGGCGGCCGGCGCCATCTACTACGCCCAGAAGAAGCTGGGCACCCTCTACCTGTGGGGCGGCAACGGCACCCCGGAACAGGGCGGCCGCTTCGACTGCTCCGGGCTCACCCTCGCCGCGTACCGCTCCGTCGGCGTGACGCTGCCGCGCGTCGCCAACGACCAGTACAACGCGGGGCCGCACCCCAAGAGGGAGGAGCTCCTCCCCGGCGACCTCGTCTTCTTCTCGGACGACCTGACCAATTCCCGCGCCATCCGGCACGTCGGCATCTACGTCGGCGGGGGCTACATGATCAACGCTCCGCGGACCGGCGCCGTCATCCGCTTCGACCGCATCGACACACCTGATTATTTCGGCGCGACCCGAGTCACCGAGGACGGTGCCAAGGCCGTGCCGGCCAAGCCGACGGAGGTCTGA